The proteins below come from a single Corylus avellana chromosome ca3, CavTom2PMs-1.0 genomic window:
- the LOC132175822 gene encoding uncharacterized protein LOC132175822 yields MPDYLDRDKVKALQEKGEAEQKMMSSDYSGARDKLLRALQLFPAIDGIGSMVALCDILSAASNKFSGQGIDYYWVLQLPPSSSFSAVKDRYRRLLALLQPIRKKFSDTHLALKFVEDAFSILSNPEKRSAYDLERAATMEDYASVNVKALYHQDKAATIFSEGIGTLQFKLQKFCDFDQQHGGIICRQPLSKVSAGLHSKGKIGADIDMSIDSINSSTTSRPTNLQEKSFLSSIALAQKSHCQDFFNFENGRRTEHFKPGQIWAAQYRANLSNFRYARVDHNSAGAVLLKWLKPIPVSVGEKRWCDAGLPVACGSFELNPELNSEESWPMVPSYKCSWDHGGTDEEFEIYPREGEIWALYKDWNLDGWVYNPSYVEGCKFQLVEIIHFSKYLGSDGACLVRVDGFKNIFERQTIGGSSVTFHIPPRNLYIFSHNVPAYRFKGGEIDKVVEGMFELDQLALPEVMINEIESPKAPKNWNAASVFSHNPLGGHPSLKSYPEEQLLMPSWSSNDFAIGQVWALYSGKDFLPRQYTRIDNLISESQICVTFLEALPTFDHEIAWKKEKLPIVSGMFEVSGTSVNLEMSLFSYLVNSQKNNGQPLYEIYPLKGEVWALYKNWNSKWKRSDYENSQCQVVQILSDLSEGDVITIARLTEVKGWLTFFHRQQVDEFKLIHVVSKKEMFSFSHQIPAFRVPGIGRYGIPESSWHLEPNALPPKRRN; encoded by the coding sequence ATGCCAGACTACTTGGATCGAGATAAGGTGAAGGCTCTTCAAGAAAAGGGAGAGGCTGAACAAAAAATGATGAGTAGTGACTATAGCGGTGCGAGGGATAAATTACTCAGAGCACTGCAGCTTTTTCCAGCTATCGATGGCATTGGCTCAATGGTGGCTCTCTGTGACATACTATCTGCTGCCAGTAACAAGTTTTCTGGTCAAGGAATTGATTACTACTGGGTTCTTCAGCTTCCACCTTCATCTAGTTTCTCTGCTGTTAAAGATCGTTACCGGAGGCTCCTTGCCTTGTTGCAACCCATCAGGAAAAAGTTCTCGGACACCCATTTGGCTCTGAAATTTGTAGAAGACGCATTTTCCATTCTATCTAACCCTGAGAAGCGTTCTGCGTATGATTTGGAAAGGGCTGCAACTATGGAAGATTATGCATCTGTTAATGTAAAAGCTTTATACCATCAAGATAAGGCAGCTACGATATTTTCAGAAGGTATAGGAACTCTGCAATTCAAACTCCAAAAATTTTGTGACTTTGACCAACAACATGGTGGAATTATTTGTCGACAACCACTCAGTAAGGTTTCTGCTGGCTTGCATTCTAAAGGGAAGATTGGAGCAGACATAGATATGTCTATAGACAGTATAAATTCGTCAACAACATCACGACCAACAAATCTTCAGGAGaaatcatttctttcttcaataGCTTTGGCACAGAAAAGCCATTGTCAGGACTTCTTTAACTTTGAGAATGGTAGAAGAACCGAGCATTTCAAGCCAGGTCAGATATGGGCAGCTCAATATAGAGCAAATTTAAGTAACTTTCGGTATGCTCGAGTCGATCACAATTCTGCAGGAGCAGTTCTCCTTAAATGGTTAAAGCCAATCCCTGTTAGTGTTGGCGAGAAAAGATGGTGTGATGCAGGCTTACCTGTTGCTTGTGGGTCATTTGAATTGAATCCTGAGTTGAATAGTGAGGAGAGCTGGCCAATGGTTCCATCCTACAAATGTTCTTGGGATCATGGTGGGACAGATGAAGAATTTGAAATTTACCCAAGAGAAGGTGAGATTTGGGCACTGTATAAGGATTGGAACCTTGATGGGTGGGTCTATAATCCTAGTTATGTGGAAGGATGCAAATTTCAGTTGGTTGAAAtcatacatttttcaaaatatttaggTTCAGATGGTGCATGTTTGGTAAGGGTAGACggtttcaaaaacatttttgagaGACAAACAATTGGAGGGAGTTCTGTCACTTTCCACATCCCTCCAAGAAATTTGTACATATTCTCTCATAATGTCCCAGCATATAGGTTTAAGGGTGGAGAAATTGATAAAGTTGTTGAAGGGATGTTTGAGCTTGACCAATTGGCTTTACCTGAAGTTATGATTAATGAGATTGAATCCCCAAAAGCACCAAAGAATTGGAATGCTGCTAGTGTTTTTAGCCATAATCCATTGGGAGGGCATCCTTCCTTGAAGTCATATCCAGAGGAGCAACTCTTGATGCCCAGTTGGTCTTCAAATGATTTTGCCATTGGTCAGGTATGGGCTCTGTACAGTGGAAAAGATTTTTTGCCTAGGCAATACACTAGAATAGATAATTTGATTTCTGAAAGCCAAATATGTGTGACTTTCTTAGAAGCTCTACCCACTTTTGACCATGAGATTGCttggaagaaagaaaagctACCCATTGTATCTGGGATGTTTGAGGTCAGTGGAACTAGTGTCAACCTTGAAATGTCACTGTTCTCCTATTTAGTCAACAGCCAAAAAAACAATGGTCAGCCACTCTACGAAATTTACCCGCTAAAAGGTGAGGTTTGGGCTTTGTACAAGAACTGGAATAGCAAATGGAAGCGCTCTGATTATGAAAATTCCCAATGCCAGGTTGTCCAAATTCTGTCAGATTTGAGTGAGGGGGATGTGATAACAATAGCTAGGCTAACAGAGGTGAAGGGTTGGCTAACTTTCTTTCATAGGCAACAAGTTGATGAGTTTAAGCTGATTCATGTAGTTTCCAAAAAAGAGATGTTTAGTTTCTCTCATCAAATCCCTGCTTTCCGAGTGCCTGGAATTGGGAGATATGGCATTCCAGAAAGCTCTTGGCATTTGGAACCAAATGCTCTACCTCCCAAGCGCAGGAACTGA